DNA sequence from the Gammaproteobacteria bacterium genome:
ACGCCCGGAATAGGGCTGGGTATTGCACTTTCTAACACGTGAATAGCGATGGCCAAAGCGGTAAACCAGGCAATGATGTGGTCTTGGCGCTCGCTGCCGATAGTTATTTTTACAGGGCTTGTGTTCACATCTGTTGGCAATGTAATGGTTGGTGGTCGCTAAAAATTAATACTGTCAAAGCGCGCAACACCCTCGCCGATAACGCTCAGAGTAATGCGGTTGGGCAGGCATGCTGTGGTATCGCCATTACGCTGTAGCCAGCCGCTGTGAATGCATTGTTTATTGGGGCACGGTGATTCGATAAAAGCGGTTTTACCATTCTTGATGCTAATAATGCTATCGCCAAGTTTGCCGTTGATGGTGAGTGTTTGATCACGCAGCAAGGAAAAGCGCCGTGGTGTTTGGTCGGCAACGAATATTTTGACTTCGGTGCCGCGATAATTCGCCCCCCATAATTGCCAAT
Encoded proteins:
- a CDS encoding heptaprenyl diphosphate synthase: MNTSPVKITIGSERQDHIIAWFTALAIAIHVLESAIPSPIPGV
- a CDS encoding NusG domain II-containing protein → MTRLDLLIIVITLAALPLLYWQLWGANYRGTEVKIFVADQTPRRFSLLRDQTLTINGKLGDSIISIKNGKTAFIESPCPNKQCIHSGWLQRNGDTTACLPNRITLSVIGEGVARFDSINF